The following nucleotide sequence is from Streptomyces sp. NBC_00239.
GCCACCGCCTGGTACGACTCGTCCGTGAAGACGAGCGAGGCCGCCGGGTTGGCGCGGGCGGCCGCCGTGCCGAGCACGCCGTTGCCGCAGCCGAGGTCCGCGATCCGGTCGGCTCCGCGGTCACGGGGCAGGTGGGCCAGGAAGAACCGGGTCCCGATGTCGAGGCGGTCCGCGCAGAACACGCCCGCGTGACTGGTGACGGCCAGTCCGGCCGCGGCGCCCTCGTCCTCGTCGAGGACGTACGAGATCGGCCACGGGCCGGCCGGCGGCTTCTCGGCGGGCTTCGGCGTGCAGAAGATCAGCCGGGCCTTCTTCACGGCGAGCGAGGTCCGGGTGTGGCCCAGGATCTTCTCGAAGAGCTTCAGGGTCGAGGTGTGGATCTCCTTGACCATGCCGGTGCCGACCACCACCGTGTCCGCGTGCACGTGCGGCGCGACCCGGTACAGCAGGTCCTCCAGCAGCGCGAGGCTCTTCGGTACCCGGATCACCAGGACGTCGACGCGCTCCGGCGGCGCGTCCTGGGTGCTGAGCAGCCGGACCGCCTCCGGCGGCACCCCGGCCCGCTCCAGATTGGCCCGGGTGGCCTGCTGGGCGAGGTAGGAGTCGGAGATCTGGGTGAGGGTGGCGGCCTCGCCGCGGGCGGCGAGGGCCGTGGTGAGCGTGCCCCAGCGGTCGCCGAAGACGGTGAGGTGACGGCCGTCCAGTGCCACCGGGCCGTCGTCACCCACCTCGCCGGCGAGGTACCGGAGCAGGTACTCGTCGGCGGCGTCCCAGGCGCGCAGCTGCTCGCGCGGGTCCTCGGGGAATCGGGTGAGGTCGAATTCGCCCCATGACGTCGTGAAACGGTTCTCAGTGGTGCCAGTCATCGTGCTGCCCAGGCTAGCCGAGCCCGCGCGCCCCGCCGCCCACCGCACCGCGGCCGGCCCCCGCGGGAGGGCGGGGACCGGTCCGGGCGGACGCTCGTGCCGTGCTGTTGTGCGGCGGACTCCTGCCGCGCCGTCACTCGGCGGGGAACTCGCCGGCCATCGCCGCGGCGATCCTCAGGTGCGGGGCGGCCTCGGCCGCCCGGCCCTGCCGCTCCAGGGTCCGCCCCAGCATCAGCTGTGCGTAGTCCTCGACCGGCCAGCGCTCCAGGATGCCCCGCAGCTCCGTCTCCGCCCGCCGCAGCTGCGCCGAGTGGTAGTAGGCGCGGGCCAGCAGCAGGCGGGGCGCCAGCTGCTCCGGGGCCTGTGCGGCCAGTCCGTCGAGCACCTGTGCGGCCGTCGCGTACTCCTTCGCTTCGAAGAAGAGCTGGGCCCGCTCCCAGCGCTCGGCTGCCGTCCCGTGCTCGTAGTACGTCGTACGGTCGCTCATGACGCCCTTTCCGGTGGCCGGCCCGCCTCTCGCGCGCCGTTCGGTCGGTAAACCACACCGGTAGGTTGAAAATTCCACAAACTCCGCTGGCGTGCACACCGTCCGCCGCGCCGCCCGCGGGACTAGGTTGTCGTCCATGAGCAATCTCGATCGCCAGGCCGCCCTTTCGGTGTGCGGCGGCCGCGGCTTCGTCGTCGCCGAACCCGTACGGGAACTCCTCACCCCGCGCCGTGTCCAACTGGGCGAGTCCACCGAGGTCCGCCGGCTCCTGCCGAACCTCGGCCGCCGGATGGTGGGCGCCTGGTGCTTCGTCGACCACTACGGTCCCGACGACATCGCCGACGAGCCCGGCATGCAGGTCCCGCCGCACCCGCACATGGGCCTCCAGACGGTCAGCTGGCTGCACGAGGGCGAGGTGCTGCACCGCGACAGCACGGGCAGCCTCGAAACCATCCGGCCCCGCGAACTGGGCCTGATGACCTCCGGCCGGGCCATCAGCCACTCCGAGGAGAGCCCGAAGCAGCACGCCCGCATGCTGCACGGCGCGCAGCTGTGGGTCGCCCTCCCGGACGCCCACCGCAACGTGGAGCCGCACTTCCAGCACCACGCCGACCTGCCGCAGGTCACGGCGCCGGGCCTGACCGCGACCGTGCTCATGGGCACCCTGGACGGCGCCACCTCCCCGGGAACCACGTACACCCCACTGGTCGGCGCCGACCTCACGCTCGCCGCGGGCGCGGAGGCGAACCTCCCGCTCGACCCGGACTTCGAGTACGCCGTCCTCACCATGTCCGGCGAAGCCCGCGTCGACGGCGTCCCGGTGACACCCGGCTCCATGCTCTACCTCGGCTGCGGCCGCACCGAACTCCCCCTGCACGCCCTCTCCGACGCAGGCCTGATGCTCCTGGGCGGCGAACCCTTCGAGGAGGAGATCGTCATGTTCTGGAACTGGATCGGCCGGTCACACGATGATATCGCGCAGGCTCGCGAAGACTGGATGACAGGCACCCGCTTCGGCGAGGTCAAGGGCTACGACGGCCCCCCGATCCCGGCCCCCGAACTCCCCCCGACCCACCTGAAGCCCAGGGGAAGGGTCCGCTGAACTGCCCTTATGTGCGGATCCGGGCCAGGCATCGAGGCCGTTTCCCGAGGGGCATCGGATCGTCGGTCGATGTGTTTCGTCGACTGGTGCTCAGCGGGGGCGGATCGAGCCGTTGCTGCCGGGCCGGACGCCGAAGCGGCTGTGACCGGCCCGCCGCAGGAGCATGCCTTCCGATGCTCCTGCGGCGGGCTGACGACCAAATTCCATCTCGCGGCCGACGGCATTCGCCATCACGCCTGGGCAGGCCGATGACACGCATCGCTCCCCATCCCAAACGGCTGAGCAGCACCTCCACCACGGGATCGCGCACCCAGGGCGCCCGGTCGGCATCTCTCGGGACCGTGGTCACTGCAGTCGACGCCTTGCAAGGACCCCTGGTCCGGGTCGAGGAGTGCACTGAACGGCGGGGTTCTGTCGGATGTCTGTCAACCTGCCCAACCTCTGCCCACACGCGGACGGTGCTGGCCGGTCGCCCGCTGCGACCATCCGTCCCAGCGGGGCAATGCAAGCCCGACAGGGCTGATGAGCTGCCGACCCCATGTGCTCGAGGCGTAAGCCAGCACGACGGTGCCAAGCGAGTG
It contains:
- a CDS encoding methyltransferase; translated protein: MTGTTENRFTTSWGEFDLTRFPEDPREQLRAWDAADEYLLRYLAGEVGDDGPVALDGRHLTVFGDRWGTLTTALAARGEAATLTQISDSYLAQQATRANLERAGVPPEAVRLLSTQDAPPERVDVLVIRVPKSLALLEDLLYRVAPHVHADTVVVGTGMVKEIHTSTLKLFEKILGHTRTSLAVKKARLIFCTPKPAEKPPAGPWPISYVLDEDEGAAAGLAVTSHAGVFCADRLDIGTRFFLAHLPRDRGADRIADLGCGNGVLGTAAARANPAASLVFTDESYQAVASARATFQANLPVGAAEFLVGDGLAGLPEGSLDLVLNNPPFHSHQATTDTTAWRMFTQARRALRPGGELWVVGNRHLAYHLKLRRLFGNCETVAGDPKFVVLRAVKNR
- a CDS encoding tetratricopeptide repeat protein, which codes for MSDRTTYYEHGTAAERWERAQLFFEAKEYATAAQVLDGLAAQAPEQLAPRLLLARAYYHSAQLRRAETELRGILERWPVEDYAQLMLGRTLERQGRAAEAAPHLRIAAAMAGEFPAE
- a CDS encoding pirin family protein, with the protein product MSNLDRQAALSVCGGRGFVVAEPVRELLTPRRVQLGESTEVRRLLPNLGRRMVGAWCFVDHYGPDDIADEPGMQVPPHPHMGLQTVSWLHEGEVLHRDSTGSLETIRPRELGLMTSGRAISHSEESPKQHARMLHGAQLWVALPDAHRNVEPHFQHHADLPQVTAPGLTATVLMGTLDGATSPGTTYTPLVGADLTLAAGAEANLPLDPDFEYAVLTMSGEARVDGVPVTPGSMLYLGCGRTELPLHALSDAGLMLLGGEPFEEEIVMFWNWIGRSHDDIAQAREDWMTGTRFGEVKGYDGPPIPAPELPPTHLKPRGRVR